ATCCTGATTGTTAGTTTTAACATGTGGCAATTGATAAAAAGTTATACATGTTACTTGCGAGAATAGACTCAAGCTGGAAGAGATTAAAAAACGGTAACCGGGAAATTTCCTCCCAATTACCGTTTTGTTATCCTAAATGAGATTGCTTTTGCGGCAAGGTCGCAATAAACATAACTCCCTGCTGCTCAGAAATATTTTTAGCCGTAATCGATCCTCCATGCGCTTCTAGAACAGCACGTACAATAGCCAGACCTAAGCCGTGCTTACCTGTTTTCCCTTTACGGAAACGTTGGAATAAATAGGGCATGACGCTTTCCTCAATAGGCGGACCATCATTAGAAATAGCGATTTCGATTTGTTCTTTTATCACTTTGGCTGTGATGGTGATTGTGGTTTTGGCGTATCGTAGCTGATTTTCCACAATATTAGTAAAAGCACTGTAAAGCTGTTCACCGTCGCCCTTCATTGGCAGGGTTTCCGGTATCTCGATCTGCCATGCTAAATGTGGGTGCAGAAGATGATAGCGCTGATGTAATAGACCTATCATTTCTGTTAAGTCTAATGAAGTAAAGGTCATCATTTTATCAACTGATTCTACTTTGGTTAAATACAATAGTTGTTCAACTACATTCTCCAAACGGTTGCTTTCCTCCATAATAATGGACAAGCCTTTTTGGGCCTCAGCACCTTGAAAAACGCCGTCTATCAAGCCTTGTGCATAGCCTTGAATCGCCATAATTGGCGTTTTTAATTCATGAGAAATATTTTGCACAAAGTGTTGCTGAGATTCGTCATGATCCTTCAATTGCTTTTTCATCATGTCAAAGGAGCGAGCCAATTGACCGATCTCATCCTTGCGATCAACCATTAGAGGAATGTCAAATTGACGGCGCGCAATCTTTTGGCAGGAT
The nucleotide sequence above comes from Brevibacillus laterosporus LMG 15441. Encoded proteins:
- a CDS encoding HAMP domain-containing sensor histidine kinase — protein: MREKFSLQNMPLAKQIFLLFLSMTIVLGASVAILYPYTLKQILLDNTYSLLEDEFEKVSDQISFTQQHELVPLPSFTSPRMLMLLLQNYNFSFQMMVFSKDGQLIGFQHMPKEGVPLKVATGLFKEASAHKGSTPYKGSTEWENENFLMVSQKMDYFGFPYYLVIFTKEKEIIQINNMLTKQFFIIFAFFIFVSLLLAGWFSGYLSTPLRRLEESCQKIARRQFDIPLMVDRKDEIGQLARSFDMMKKQLKDHDESQQHFVQNISHELKTPIMAIQGYAQGLIDGVFQGAEAQKGLSIIMEESNRLENVVEQLLYLTKVESVDKMMTFTSLDLTEMIGLLHQRYHLLHPHLAWQIEIPETLPMKGDGEQLYSAFTNIVENQLRYAKTTITITAKVIKEQIEIAISNDGPPIEESVMPYLFQRFRKGKTGKHGLGLAIVRAVLEAHGGSITAKNISEQQGVMFIATLPQKQSHLG